The proteins below are encoded in one region of Apium graveolens cultivar Ventura chromosome 4, ASM990537v1, whole genome shotgun sequence:
- the LOC141719782 gene encoding uncharacterized protein LOC141719782: MDWLEEHGAQIDCKKKKVILKSSQEKKVEFKGHKQVKTFLTMIQVKKLLRQGCEGYLDHVIDRSKERPNIESITIVSKFPDIFPDELPGLPHNRLIEFSINLTPGVEPVPKAPYRITPAEMKELAKKLQELLDEGVIRPSVSP; this comes from the coding sequence ATGGATTGGTTAGAAGAGCATggtgctcagatagattgtaagaagaagaaagtgattcttAAGTCCTCTCAAGAAAAGAAGGTAGAGTTTAAAGGACATAAACAAGTTAAAACATTTTTGACGATGATTCAAGTGAAAAAGttgttaagacaaggatgtgaaggGTATTTGGATCATGTAATTGATAGATCTAAGGAAAGGCCGAATATAGAAAGTATTACGATAGTTAGCAAATTTCCCGATATATTTCCGGACGAACTTCCTGGATTGCCACATAACCGTCTAATTGAGTTTTCTATCAACTTAACGCCTGGCGTGGAACCTGTACCGAAGGCACCTTATCGTATAACACCagcagaaatgaaggaattggccaagAAACTACAAGAGTTATTGGATGAAGGAGTTATAAGGCCGAGTGTATCTCCGTAG